One part of the Candidatus Binatia bacterium genome encodes these proteins:
- a CDS encoding alcohol dehydrogenase catalytic domain-containing protein yields MRAFVWDGRRASVVEDHPEPALGAGMALVEVRLAGICSTDLQILAGYMGFRGILGHEFVGEVIEGPDELVGARVAGKINFACGLRNQGIHSGPLRGAEALPVPTSLLIDGEGKVLWMDQSENYQQRSGSDYVLAALRTHLD; encoded by the coding sequence GTGCGAGCCTTTGTATGGGACGGTCGGCGCGCCAGCGTCGTGGAGGACCATCCGGAGCCGGCTCTCGGTGCCGGGATGGCATTGGTCGAGGTGCGGCTGGCGGGGATCTGCTCGACCGACCTGCAGATTCTCGCGGGCTATATGGGTTTTCGCGGAATCCTCGGCCACGAATTCGTCGGCGAGGTGATCGAGGGTCCCGACGAGCTGGTCGGCGCGCGCGTTGCCGGCAAGATCAACTTCGCCTGCGGACTGCGCAATCAGGGCATCCACTCTGGCCCCCTTCGCGGTGCGGAGGCGCTGCCGGTACCGACCTCGCTCCTCATCGATGGCGAGGGCAAGGTTCTCTGGATGGATCAGTCGGAGAACTATCAACAGCGCTCCGGCTCCGACTATGTGCTGGCCGCCTTGCGGACGCATCTGGACTAG
- a CDS encoding nuclear transport factor 2 family protein, protein MKSSIWTATRAAALFLFLAPVPASAGDDPGETLIRSFFDASAKGDHAVVERMLAEGFQSVHTDGVRNRKGELDLIRDMKTGSPTLANFKTTRSGPALVVTFQVDALDEVIGGKSVARGSHERMAVWLETDSGWKLIAYANLAPLKD, encoded by the coding sequence ATGAAGAGCAGCATCTGGACAGCAACCCGGGCGGCAGCGCTGTTTCTCTTTCTCGCACCGGTTCCGGCCTCGGCGGGCGACGATCCGGGCGAAACGTTGATCCGCTCCTTTTTCGACGCCTCGGCGAAAGGGGACCACGCCGTCGTCGAGCGGATGCTCGCCGAGGGCTTTCAATCCGTTCACACCGACGGGGTGCGAAACCGCAAGGGTGAATTGGACCTGATCCGCGACATGAAGACGGGGTCGCCCACCCTGGCCAACTTCAAGACGACGAGAAGCGGCCCCGCACTCGTCGTCACCTTCCAGGTGGATGCGCTCGACGAAGTCATCGGCGGCAAGTCGGTGGCTCGCGGCTCCCATGAACGAATGGCCGTCTGGCTGGAAACCGACTCCGGCTGGAAACTGATTGCCTACGCAAACCTGGCCCCCCTGAAGGATTGA
- a CDS encoding class I SAM-dependent methyltransferase, whose translation MGKSERAAPRYTFGDQGPASERLRRLASLYRPLSTEALERACLACGTPVGTAIDLGAGPGYTTELVAEISRAGRVVGYERSAAFCAEARARIPGSVEFVEQDVAGAALPIRGVDLAFCRFLLTHLPDPIATLSYWREALRPRGILVLIELERLSSTDPTLARYYEIIDGVQAQNGQRMYIGESLEGLARDAGYAITDSRAVEPGIPAAQMATLHRPNLDNVRQDPWVMANFGDAEVDDVAAGLERIAAEQDRRTPIENVLRVVLARRDAPA comes from the coding sequence ATGGGCAAGAGCGAACGGGCCGCGCCCCGCTACACCTTCGGCGACCAGGGACCGGCGTCCGAGCGACTCCGTCGTCTCGCTTCTCTCTACCGCCCGCTCAGCACAGAAGCGCTCGAGAGAGCCTGTCTTGCCTGCGGAACCCCCGTCGGCACCGCGATCGATCTCGGCGCCGGACCCGGATACACGACCGAGCTGGTCGCTGAAATCAGCCGGGCGGGGCGCGTGGTGGGCTACGAGCGCTCCGCGGCCTTCTGCGCCGAGGCAAGGGCACGGATTCCCGGATCGGTCGAATTCGTCGAGCAAGACGTTGCGGGGGCCGCGCTCCCGATCCGAGGCGTCGATCTCGCGTTCTGCCGCTTTCTCCTCACCCACCTCCCCGATCCGATCGCCACGCTGAGCTATTGGCGTGAGGCCCTGCGGCCCCGCGGCATCCTCGTGCTGATCGAACTCGAGCGGCTCTCCTCCACCGACCCCACGCTGGCGCGCTACTACGAGATCATCGACGGAGTGCAGGCGCAGAACGGCCAACGAATGTACATCGGCGAATCCCTGGAAGGATTGGCGCGCGATGCCGGCTACGCGATCACGGACTCGCGGGCGGTCGAACCCGGAATCCCCGCCGCCCAGATGGCCACCCTGCACCGACCGAATCTCGACAACGTACGCCAGGATCCCTGGGTGATGGCCAACTTCGGCGACGCCGAAGTCGACGACGTCGCGGCGGGCCTCGAGCGCATCGCCGCCGAGCAAGACCGCCGCACTCCGATTGAAAACGTCTTGCGGGTCGTCCTGGCGCGACGGGACGCCCCGGCCTAG
- a CDS encoding tetratricopeptide repeat protein: MREQVESAPDDPWAHYNLGVAYDQVGQTEEALAAFGQALALNPEMMEARFNQGVGLLELGRNEDARGNLEAVTQIAPDFPPGWFMLGVVCGVLEDLPAAVAATRQGLALDPKSPPGWSNLARMLAQQGDLSAGMDAFKQAIEVQPDFIGAYLGLGTVFAWSREPELREQIPMLHDPFRMNLQDAEDGLRFTLALLCLGQTEDMRASMAPLREARPEYAAIVERLAKGA, translated from the coding sequence ATGCGTGAGCAGGTAGAGAGCGCCCCCGACGACCCGTGGGCTCACTACAACCTGGGCGTCGCCTACGACCAGGTGGGGCAAACGGAGGAGGCCCTGGCGGCCTTCGGCCAGGCCCTCGCCCTGAACCCGGAGATGATGGAGGCGCGCTTCAACCAGGGCGTCGGGCTGCTCGAGCTCGGCCGCAACGAAGACGCGCGCGGAAACCTTGAGGCCGTCACCCAGATCGCCCCCGACTTCCCGCCGGGCTGGTTCATGCTCGGCGTCGTGTGCGGCGTGCTCGAGGATCTGCCGGCGGCCGTCGCGGCGACCCGACAGGGGCTGGCGCTGGACCCCAAGAGCCCCCCGGGCTGGAGCAACCTGGCGCGGATGCTCGCGCAGCAGGGCGACCTGAGCGCGGGGATGGACGCCTTCAAGCAAGCCATCGAGGTGCAGCCGGACTTCATCGGCGCCTACCTGGGGCTCGGGACCGTGTTCGCATGGAGCCGGGAGCCGGAGCTGCGCGAGCAGATCCCGATGCTCCACGACCCCTTCCGCATGAACCTGCAGGACGCCGAGGACGGCCTTCGCTTCACCCTCGCCCTGCTCTGTCTCGGCCAGACCGAGGACATGCGAGCGAGCATGGCGCCGCTCCGGGAGGCGAGGCCGGAGTACGCGGCCATCGTCGAGCGCCTCGCCAAGGGCGCCTAG